A window from Calliopsis andreniformis isolate RMS-2024a unplaced genomic scaffold, iyCalAndr_principal scaffold0001, whole genome shotgun sequence encodes these proteins:
- the LOC143186466 gene encoding odorant receptor 13a-like, translated as MIPLILMSLDSMYICFTQHACAMFAVVGKELYKAATVAIYRLKTVHILNEISLRKEFSTNKHEKLLMDEQEWKYQRLILCIKEHKRALEYTQIVQSTFSVALFVQIFINILLLSITGVQTLFKLADGKFTDVARLITWMMGDHIHLFFLYLPGQKLADSSTQVYYDALECLWYESYKKSRVVYQIMVMNTLTPVKMTALKVALLNMESFLSVTQAAVSYFTVLSSTL; from the exons ATGATCCCCCTCATCTTGATGTCACTTGACTCAATGTACATCTGTTTCACGCAACATGCGTGTGCCATGTTCGCAGTTGTCGG CAAAGAACTATATAAAGCCGCAACTGTTgcaat ATATCGCCTGAAAACAGTGCATATTTTGAACGAAATTTCTCTGAGGAAAGAGTTTAGCACGAACAAGCATGAGAAATTACTAATGGATGAACAAGAATGGAAATATCAGAGGCTTATCTTATGTATCAAGGAACACAAAAGAGCTTTGGA ATATACGCAAATCGTCCAATCGACTTTCTCAGTAGCTTTGTTCGTCCAAATATTTATAAACAttctactattgagtattactgGAGTGCAA ACTTTATTCAAACTGGCTGACGGAAAGTTCACCGATGTAGCAAGACTGATAACTTGGATGATGGGAGATCACATTCACCTCTTCTTTCTTTACCTCCCCGGGCAAAAACTGGCTGATTCTAGCACACAGGTGTATTATGACGC GCTAGAATGTTTGTGGTATGAGAGTTATAAGAAATCTCGAGTTGTATATCAAATCATGGTTATGAACACTTTAACACCAGTCAAAATGACAGCATTAAAAGTCGCGCTACTGAATATGGAATCTTTCCTCTCG GTCACACAAGCTGCGGTATCCTATTTCACTGTCTTATCGTCGACGCTTTAA